The segment ACTCGAACTTATTTGTAATTGGTTTTGGGTATGTTTCCGATGGCTTATGTTTGATCTAAATGGAGTTCGAGATGAAACTCGAAAAGCTATGTTGCGGAGACTCATACTTATATATTGCGGAGATTTGGATGTTAAATTCGTCGTGACtgttttcgaccccaacaccTTCTCTAAATTaccttaatctctcaatacctactcaattctctaaaatcatatagtAACAGAGttaggttggctttggtattgagaaaCCTCGTtccatttctttctttctctagctCTTGTGTTCTTGCTCTTGGGTTCTTGAGTGTTCCGTGAAGCTGTGTGATAAAGTTGAGTTCTTTGGTGCTGTGCTTTGAGTTCGTGTGTTCTTGAAGTCTGGTACTGTGTGTTCTTCAGCTGAGTTGCAAGTTTGAAGCTTTCTGGTCATTTGTGGTTCAAACAAGAGAAGATGGAGGGAAACAACTTCAGCAAGCTAGTTACTGTCCCGGTTGCGTTGAAAGGTTGTTCAAACTACCTCTTGTTGAAGACTGCTattggaaggctagggctgtggagcCACATCACTGATAatggtccggagccagtggccaaagaaaCTGAAGAAGGTGAAGAGGAAAAAAGACTCTCACCAAAGCTGAAGCAAAGAAGTGGGTGcaagaagacttgatggtgctCTCCGTGCTGCAAGGATCTCTTGATGTCCCTCTTCTTGAAgcttacagctactgtgggACTCCCAAACACTTGTGGGAGACCCTCTTAAAGACGATTGGAAACGTCTCCAAcatcagccgtgtgtttgagcTGAAGAGAGCCATTAACTCCATGAAGCAAGATGGATGAGAGCTCACCAAACACATGGGAAAGTTTGGATCATTACGGTCTGAACTTGAAAGTCTAAGACCTAACACCACTGATCAAGCAGCTCTTATGGAAAGAAGAGAACAAGATCAAGTGTTTGGGTTGTTGATGACATTGGATCCTTGgtacaaggatgtcatcaaacaCATCTTGAGATCGCCTAACCTACCATTGATATactttggatttgacccgttttcatccatggtatataggtgttttactatatatatatatatatctatgttttctactcttctaggtatgttttcattttcaggtgcatttcagagtaaatttatgactttggagcattttggagcttaaaggacatttcacccgagctgaccacgtagaggtcgacgagaggaagaacaatcgatcgatgcacataagtgctgacgatcgataccaggagatgcctcgacagatgaagatttatatcgatcgatgtacacaagtaccatcgatcgatgtcgagacatcagacacgcgacattttgaattcaacagacttaaaacccaaggccaagccaaattacgaaaatgccctgactagtttttaacctagtagattatatactgcctaagtgttttgacggcagaagagTTCTTTTTGGGTAGAGAcctttttgttacaagttttggagagaagatcacttgtgattggaactccttgttatcatttcttttcatctatactatgagtttctatttcttcattgttatgaattgctttgctatgtctgcgtaattcaattattagatccagaaTTCAGATAgatttgtgggattagccccaaactatagatctgccttgttgtgatattcatgatagatttgaattcattgcttgttttagccttgctaactagaacttgatcataggattgcatattcaagcacccttgttatcccatcctgacatctatctatcatattaggactgctagagagggctaaccgccaatttagtatcttagtagggcatatcatactcgcgtaTAAGCCTAGCTAGAACCCgttgatcgatgtcctcaactgactatcgatcgatgttggcaaaggtgtatcggtccacgtcccaataggaccatcgatcgacactctctcattgtcgacatactaactgttgagacacgagatctagcctgttaaccagtgaaatatgcgacagctgatcactgagttaagcgattgagctctaatatatcaggcatgcaacaaataggcatctataggtattataatctccaacacctgaatagtggccctgcatctaatatcatttccaaccaagttaggtttactagttacttcgcttgttactattgctattttatttaaacatttacaactcttagaattaataaacactagatttaattgtttcctagctccttgtggattcgatccataagtactacatctgaacctcttttgatgagagtaacactccttagggtaatttgagtggtatcaaccatccatggaggaagtaTGCGTgcaacttcagaaggaggagGGATCTCTTGGCTTGTTTGGAGGCAAAGGTGATGTAATAACCctctttaaagagtaaaatgcaGACAAGGAAAAATCTTGTAACAGCCGAGAAAATTACTCAAGTAACTGGAAGTCAGATTGATCTTTTCCCGTGGATGTTTGTGGATCCCAAGGTACATAAGAAAAATTAGAAAGTCTTAGAATAGTTTTCCATCTGAAGAAATAAATTCTTCAGGAAGTTTAGTGGGTTGAAAATGCTCGCGGTTCGGCCTAGAACGTCCTAGTCGGACgagaaaattaatcaaaaaattattataaggCCTTAAGATAGGAATGACCTTAGAGTTATTTTAGAAATGTTGTGGTCTAAGAAATCAAGGTTTTTGTCAAGTAGAAACATTTCTGCCAGCTCAGATCAGCTTATAACACGTTCGGGATTTAAATACGGCCCATTCGGGCCCATTTACGATGTGTTAAGCATATCCGGAAGCTTCTGGAGGATGCAGCTGCTTGTCTACCTCCTTAAGCAGCTAGACATGTGTTACTCCTTTACTGGAGAATCGTCCAAGCAGCTCTTGCTTATgtcctattggttgaattggtgGCTGGCCACAAAACTTGTTTTAATTGGACAGATTTGTGGCTGCACACCAATCTCTCTCCAATTGGTTGCATGGGGCAGCCAGGACAGCTCCTGCTTGTAACCCACGACCTATACCTTCTCCTGAGCTCATTCTCCACCCCTATAAATAGCAGACACCCCCTTAGTCATTTCTCATTCTTAGAACCCTAACCATAGCAGCTCGAAAAAGTCGAAACCCAAAGATTTCTAAAGTTCTAGAGTTTTTCGATAAAAGTTTAAAGTGAAGCCGACCGCGAGATAGAAGCGTTTCCAGTCCAAAACTTTCATCTAAGTGTTGAGGTGAGTCTCGGTTATGGGTTATGATTGTTGTGTGTGCGACTAGCGCCTGCAAAACAAGAGTATTGGTTGATGCATTgctaggttgcgcgtttagatatataatgatatgataatgATTGATGTTTGTGAAAGATATTGAGTTATATCGTCGGGCTTCGGCTCGAGGGGTATAACATGATTGTGATACATTGATGTTGTGTTGCATATACTTATGTCATTGCATTATATTGTTTGGGCCTCGGCTCAGATAATATAACATGTTTGATCATATCTTAACGGGGAAACCCGTAAATCCACGGACTTGATCCGTGAGAGTCCGACACTAGGGTGGAGTGTCGTGAGAGTCATTGGTGTCCACTCGAGACCGGTGCCTTGTCCGGAGCCTTACCAAAATTAGTTCCGGGCAGGACGCGAAGACACGTGTGATAGGGCTAGCTACCCTCGACCATGtagctgcatgacgatgcggcaAGTGTATTATCCGGGCCATCGGATTTTTAGACTTTGTGTTTAGAGTCAATGGGCGCAAGAAGGGATGTGTTATGGACTTTGTATCGAGATAGGAACCAATGGCGAGAGGCAGTCCTCGATGATCGATAATGATCTAACCACTCGTGAAGAGTGGATGCTTGTTTACATGATTGCTTTATTTTTGCATTGcatatttcttaatataattgatcCTTGTTGCTTAATGTTTGATGCATAATGGGGGGATAAATAATTGTTAGGAAACCCGACTCACTGAGCAAAATAGTTGCTCATTAGACTCTTTGTTTTGCAGGTAACCCGTAGTAGTAGGTTCCATTTGGGATCGGAGGAGCACAAAGCTGTTGGTGTAGATTTGCTACCTTTTGCAAACATGTATGTTTTGTAATATGTAAGATATGGTTTAGAACATCGGCCGAGTATGTATAAATTTTGATGTGGTTGAACTTAAggtatatatgaataaaaaaaagggtttgtgaaatgcttggattccatatgatactagtcctagtctgggacgaactaactaacggtttcaaactcgggttgcaaagccttaatTTGGAATCGCTAGGAAACCCGTTCTTGGACATATGATCTTAGGATTTCGGATCGGATCTGGGAACCTCAGATCAAATGTTCGGGCACGTGGTAGGAGTATCTTCGATAGGGTTAgagttcttgtttgattggtgcatggcaaactaattaacttttaCTTATTCCGGATCGGGGGAGTTACAAcgaaggtggtatcagagcatggttcaCTTTGCTCACTTGGGAACCTGTTTTCCAtaatttatcgagtcaaaggtGTCGCAAAAGGTAGAATAGGAAACCAACATGCTCCTTTGTTAGATAAGTTGGGATTAGTACTTACCCTGGGTTGTACTGCAGTATGTTTCCAAGACGTACAAGGAGTGAGGAGCCAATGATGACACCACCAAGATATGGACAACGTAATTCTGAAAACCGCAGAGTCTATTCAAACCTTGAGGTAACAGATGATTCTGCGATAGCACAAAGAAATAACCATTGCTATGAACACGAACATGAGTCGACCGGGAGAAATCCGACGGATTCACATATGGGCTATGAGCAAGAAAAACGATATGAGGATCTGAGGGAGAGGAATCAAGCACCTGATATGTATGGATCAAGGCGGAATTATGAAACAACACATAATCCAAGGCGGAATGAATCTGAGTTCATGCACCGGGAAAGGACGCCCGAGCCACATTGTAGGCAAGAACAGAGGACAACTGGGAGTTCTGATCCTCTTATAGTATTAGTACAATGCTTGCTAGATAGACTTGATCATAGAACCGGTGAATCATCAGAGCGAAGACCATCCTCCCCTTCTGAGTACCTGAAGATGGTCACGTAAATGAAGAAATTTGGAACCGTTAGATATCCTGGAGGAACAGATCCCTTCGAAGCGTCAACATGGCTGAGGAATTTGGAGAAACACTTTCGGGCTATCCACTGCCCTGATAATTTCAAGAAGGATGTGGCAACATACTACTTGACCAAAGATGCTTCTGATTGGTGGGATAACGTGGAAGAATACTATATGGGAAGAGAGATCGACTGGGAATATTTTAAAACGAAATTTGAACGGAAATACTTCCCACCTGAAGCAAAAGACCGGCTGGAGATTCAATTCTTGGAGTTAACTCAAGGCAACCGAAAAGTGAGGGAGTATGAGGCAGAGTTTACAAAGCTAAGGAAATATTCTCATTATGGAGAAAGGAATGAAGGTGCGCTAATTCGAAGGTTTATAAGAGGATTGCGAGCGGATTTGGCTAGCCGACTGCAAGTAGTGAAGTTTCATATCCTTTATGAATTGGCAGAGATAGCAGTAAATGTTGAAAAAGGTATGGAAAAGGATCAAGCCATGATGAAGCATGCAGAGCCATCTCGCAGAACTGAAGGGCTAGGAGTACGAAGAATGAATAATAAAGGACAATTTAATCGAGGGAGAGGCCGAGGAAGAAGGAACGACAGACGGTTTACGAATGGCCCAGATGTGTGTTACACTTGTGTTGGTACATGACATTTTTCTAGCAATTGTCCTTATAGTCAGGGAAGAAAAGCCCCTGATTATATTACTTGCTTCTCGTGTGGTGAGAAAGGGCATTATGCCAACAGTTGTCCCCATAATAGACAAGTTACGCTTCCAACACCACCCACTAGACTAGCGATTGAACCAGCCCCGAAGCGCCAGGAAGTTGGAAAGCAAGTGAATGCTTTAGAGTTAGGAAAACCCGAACCACAACAGCCCCATCAGGGACCGATCACAGGTAAGTAGGGTTTTAACTCATTGCTTGTTTGTGTGAATTTGATGcatgaaatataaaatgtgaaataaatattgtttaggaACATTGTGTGTTGGTGGAGTTTATGTGCATGTTCTCTTCGACTCGGGTGCCACACATAGCTTTGTGATACCCGAGGTAGTGTCGAGTTTTAAGGGAACCTTTACTAGAGTAAAGGTAGGTGTTTCAGTTAGAACCCCTGGGAACCATAACCTTCGTGCCGATAGTTGTGTACTTAGGATTCCAATCTATTTGGAATCAATGGTATATCCAGCAGACCTGCTAGTTGTTCCTTTAGGACAACACGAAGTGATtttgggcatggactggctgTCGAGATACTACACACAGTTGGATTGTGGCCGAGGAAGAATTACACTTGAAGAAAGCGGACAACCATTAACGACATATTATGGAATATGTCCAAGTGCTGGAGTGTCACTTGTATCTGCCTTAAGAGTTGAGAAATATTTGATCGAGGGCGAGGTATATCTTGTAACTCTAACTACCCTTGGAGGAGAATTGAATGAAGGGACAAAGTTGGAAGAGATAGCAGTAGTAAAAGAATACCAGGATGTATTCCAGCCATTGGAAGGATTGCCCCCACCACGAAGTGATCCTTTCACCATTACATTAGAGCCGGGAGAAGCCCCAATAGCTAAGGCACCTTATCGAATGGCTCCAGCTGAGCTTGCTGAATTAAAgaagtgtgggaaccgaaattcacactgtcgatttacgtttaaataaggaaactaggaaaaccctaatttcccagaggacccgaatatctgttaattaccacacgtcaagcaatcagaacacgagaataacaacgataaaaataagaaatcgaaaagagagcaaagtagatcttattccgaatctgcgtatgagcgttacaacaaggtataagcctgggctcgagagctgtcggcgagattcctagttctagcaaccctaagacggctaaacctaattgagtcgcagctcgaaataacaaaaacggaaaattgcctaaattgctctaagtgctaagtttgctctgaaaaagttctccccccccttgctcctcgcctaggactccttatatactagctccaaggtcggtttacgcttttactcttcagcccttaagccgtcatagcataaaaatggagatattccatttttcccgatcttcacaattatcttcgaaacttccgtatttatccgcggaaacttgacatttatccttcctcgtgggccaagcatgaaccatgctgtggttcacgggcttttggttaggaaaaatcgtaggatgggcctcgagtcgtgttttaggtccctttgggccgtcttccgactcgacacgtttactacgagttttccgcggtttctaatccgcgaagtttgatcgatgaattagaatagcgggaaacatggactgagctcgctacggtcttcgggagatagcattcgaaggtttgacgagaacgcAAGGACTAGtatcgtatcgatgttcggaaaggttcaatcgctacacagcgaccgaactttggctcgagcccggtcgctacgtagcgaccgagctttggctcgatttcggtcgctacgtagcgaccgagcttggctgagctcggtcgctacgtagcgaccgagcgggacgatcgctcggtcgctgcgtagcgacttGTTTAGAgcttttcgtcggacatctcgattctttcttccgtaaagctttttcgtaagaaagagtctatttccgaaaaatactcttcggagaaattcttattttcttcctcggacgttttgaatgttaaatttgtcgtaaccgtttttgaccccaacagttagccccccagcccgttagagttgtgactctagcgggcggatagatgactttgacaaggttaagtgtatcggacgaaatttacatttaaaattccgcggaaaaaggttgtcgagacgacattccgaacccatacttctataagtagtgagctcttgtcattcattttcttcacaccttccctccttcaaaaacctctctagtttcataattttcctttcaacatgtcttcctcccaaggtgataagaaggattccgacatcgagatgggtgaggccacttctccggctccggttccaacttctccggcggaagtgccggcttgtgttgccggtcatctttctttccgagagaaactagttcgtcgccaagccgagaaaggattggctcaaactggctccgagtttccgtcttcttccgcgcaggtcgttgcctCGTGTCATGGGACCGATGTCGCGGCTCTTCTCCCGCAagccctacctgcgggatcttccacgactccgatcctcgtcgaggacaaagagaaagccgctgactctatgcctccgcctccagccagaaaagaaatcgttctggcattgcgtgctcctagcgctgtcctggctactcagcctaagagtcggaagaggaagcttgccaagagcggtgacggggagacttcgcagcgaggtgggtcgagcctagcatcgggacttcgcggaaaggtttgtttcttgtttgaattctcgatcgtctttcgtgcattctttttacggacttagtcttaagaatttttaccgttcgcagttcatatcgttgatcgatgggatgatcagtgaatgtggttctgagaccagtcgcctttccggggagttggtggagcttcagggaagatggtccgaaaccgaggctatgttgacggctgtcgaggactctcactctgcgaaagtgtcgaagctcgaggttgcgataggagagcttgagagggaccttgggaagacggcgagttccttgctcaaggaaaagaaggccaggaaggccaaatcctcggaggtgcgccgattccagcgtcagatcgagagtgacgcgggactagcgcgccgtgggatccaagaggctacggatgctcttcgtgcggagtttcaagctcgcttggcgaagatttctgcttccctgggttccctcgagtgtatccggagcagggatctcgttttggcgacgattgagggcgggatggccgtagttcggtcgttccaaagtgagactcccccgaccttggaggccgaagaggcccggctgtccggctgcaagggagatatggcggccgaggatggggatttcggtctcatcctagccgacctgaaatccgcgtgcttccttccgacgtgttcagaagacccagaggggaaagacccgatggtcggagagaacggaagcgacgcggctccaggctcggacgaggcagcgggtgaagagggggcgtaagttatgagggtgacttgggttagatctcttgcgagagattttttttatgtttttatgtttcggccttgaatggccttgtttgtatttcgggactggccgtgtgtggctttgaatccctgccgctctgcGGCTTTATGatatgataatcggataacgctttttatgaatttgtgaatagtggggaggaaggtgatgagttgtcgtctcatatccttcttcaatTGTggaatgttttattcgagacctgtttcgagagttcttccgcgagatgtgaactctgcgggggtgctgaaggtatcaaacgtaaacatagaggcgtgttttaagaatctcctatctttcgatatcatgcctttgagatgttagagaccagggcgctgggtttagggcaagacctaggtttactttcggtttaaggattgtgcggtgactaaccggttatcgtttttcctgtcgcgatttcttcctgattcgtatcgatgtaaagtccgcaaaaagttctcggcttatacgacttgtttgatacgaatcgagcatctctccggagaccggaagtgctagaccaaaattttggatttcttttatagcgatattatccttgtgtcggatgtaagagagtcatctccgtgagatgtctatgtctgtttaggacgtttatgagttcgatgtgatcagcatcggacttggtggcgtgtgccgttgttttgattattttgcgcaaaataaatgtgaATGTGTGCATGtatgtgttttcttttttttggcggagatttcgtttgctcggaagaaaaCAACTTTGAGGCATTTTTTGCGATGTCTCGAGATGCTAAAGgttgattctcccaagcggccgactgatttccgaagacctcgttgcgattttgcgggtgaggatgtttttataagtcgaaaacaccaaaagtgtggtaagaagtttttcgattttttgggagtatacgagtatacgtacccactcccccccttttttaatgaggggggacagctgaatttgcctttcggcaaactgcctacgtactccttgcggagatcaagccgtctcgtagttcagtgattgcgagttggtttgtttagtgatagtattttttgagatgcatcgcattccaggttctagggatttttatgccctgcatgttggctatttcgtaagaacctggttggacgactttttcgattttatagggaccttcccagtttgctccgagttttcccgcgtttcgttcagcggtgttttggaagactttgcgaaggaccagatctccctgattgaacctacgattccgtacgttggaattatagtatcttgcagcggcgtgctggtaatTTTGAATTCGGATaagcgctcgatcccggcgttcgttaatgaggtcgaggtcgtccaagagcatagcattgttgagttcctctcgttcagataagaaccttcttcgaacaccgggaaattctacttctgcgggaatcatgcactccgtgccgtataccagggcgaagggagtttctcccgttgctcgccttggggtggtacggtgagaccagaggactccctcgagttcgtcggcccatctaccttttttggcttccaagcgtttcttcagccCGTCgggaatggtcttgttgattgtttcagcctgtccgttgcactgcggatatctgggagttgacttgttgagtcgtatcttccacttttcgcagaatgcctcgaatcgggtggaaatgaattgagacccgttatcggtcacgatttcgtaaggaactccatgcctacagatgatgtttctccatacgaaattctcgacttggacgtcttttattcttgcgtacgagtccgcctctacccattttgagaaaaaatcggtaaggactagaaggaaacgcttttgctttgaattatgcagaggtccgacaatatccatggcccagcgcataaagggataaggcgatgtgatggaggaaagaacttcggccggttgtcggatagttggcgcatgcctttggcatttttcgcattttcgtgcgaacttctcgcaatctccgatcattgttggcctatagtatccgtggcgtttgattttcacggctagtgatcttccgccggaatggttgccgcatgagccggaatgtatttcctccattactttcctcgccttttctccttccaggcacgtcaggagtggcccggagaatctccatttgtagatttcgccgtccactgttacgtagcgtgcggcctgtgttcggatcttgcgagctgcccatttttcggcgggcagttgcccgtcgataatgtagtctcgaatcgtctgaagccatggagtatcacagccgtaatcagattgctccgatggtggtggtatcgtaatttcttcttcctcgtcgtcctgaccctctatgagattgacaacgactggtggtccgatactcggatgtttgatgaattcgaccgggattacccttttgagtcctggatcggaacttgatgctaaggccgcgagggcgtccgcgtGGACATtttcggaacgggggatccgggtaagggcgaaacagtcgaagtcttgagctagaccttggaccagtttgaggtatgcatccatccgttcgtctctggcttcatactctccgctgaattgactggccactaactgggagtcgcagtaggCGTGGAggttacgtatttttaagccgtgagccaaacgtagacctgcgattaatgcttcgtattcggcctcgttgtttgaggcatggaattccagcctgaacgattgttccaagatctcgcttgttggagatgtgagacggatcccgatacccgatccttgcttggatgaggatccgtcgacgtggaggagccaggtggaatttggttcctcattggttattgctcccgttggaagttcgaccaagaagtctgcgaggacttgtgattttgcgctcgtccttggtcggtattcgatgtcatactcgctcaactcgatccttgagggatttgacgagcatgtcgtcgatataaacttccatcgtttttccgagttgtttggagaacattcggttcacgagtcgttggtaagttgctccagcgtttttgaggccgaagggcattaccttatagcaataagttccgcgatcggtaatgaacgcagtcttctcacgatcgtcgggattcatcctaatttgattataacctgagaaggcatccatgaaggataagagtttgttgcccgctgttgcttctaccaatcgatcgatatgtggtagagggaacctatcctttggacatgccttgtttaggtcggtaaaatctacgcaaactcgccacttcccgtttttctttttgactactacggggttggcgagccagtccgggtatcttacttccgttatcgacccaactttaagcagtttttcgacctcatcgtttactgcggccgcacgttcgggtcctagctttcgtcttttctgtttgacgggtttgaatgttgggtcgatattcagctcgtgacatgttatgttaatgtcgattcctggcatatcttccgcagcccatgcgaaagtattaagattctttttaaggctcgtggagattggctccaatctcgacgcagcgttctgggaaggcttcgtcgagacagatcgttaccacgggttcacatGTTGGCTCACGTTTTTCATCCAGAGCTGCGATgctgcgagactgccagaagaattccgctgaatcctgactttgCGTATCTTTgttggaggtctttttctccgctttttTAGGAGTAACTTCGAGGagcggtctctttcgttttagttccgcgacgaaacaaacctgtgaaactcttggatttccccagattacctcgactccgttaggggtcgggaacttgaggcaaagatggtaggttgatgggattgcgcgcatggtgtttagccatggcgtccccatgataacgttgtaagatgcggggcggtcaacgactagaaactctgtgatgttcgtc is part of the Brassica rapa cultivar Chiifu-401-42 chromosome A09, CAAS_Brap_v3.01, whole genome shotgun sequence genome and harbors:
- the LOC117127762 gene encoding uncharacterized protein LOC117127762, whose amino-acid sequence is MKKFGTVRYPGGTDPFEASTWLRNLEKHFRAIHCPDNFKKDVATYYLTKDASDWWDNVEEYYMGREIDWEYFKTKFERKYFPPEAKDRLEIQFLELTQGNRKVREYEAEFTKLRKYSHYGERNEEIAVNVEKGMEKDQAMMKHAEPSRRTEGLGGRKAPDYITCFSCGEKGHYANSCPHNRQVTLPTPPTRLAIEPAPKRQEVGKQVNALELGKPEPQQPHQGPITGTLCVGGVYVHVLFDSGATHSFVIPEVVSSFKGTFTRVKVGVSVRTPGNHNLRADSCVLRIPIYLESMVYPADLLVVPLGQHEVILGMDWLSRYYTQLDCGRGRITLEESGQPLTTYYGICPSAGVSLVSALRVEKYLIEGEGQSWKR